Proteins encoded in a region of the Pelagicoccus sp. SDUM812003 genome:
- a CDS encoding ribonucleotide-diphosphate reductase subunit beta produces MHKTYTVGSKSFVLDQEKAEKAFKEKRIINGRETMTFNLLPLKYHWAYDIYKTMKANHWEPEDIIMNKDIEQWKDDSQVSEIERWIIMMGVGYFSAAEGIVGDNIIHVIRELVTAPELKLVLGRHAHEENVHADSLLYMISSLGINPHECEAMFEDIETIVKKNEFVTRHSHELRNDIDLTITENKQKFAKNIFLFGQCMEGTQFYGMFGMILSLYRQNKFRGIGEMFRYTLRDESNHIELLRNVLMDLIDENPDVWTEDFRENLRSTMREAIELEKEFISDCLPVDSIGLRKQDFLQYIDYIADRRLEGCGLAPLNPGASNPLPWLAEMMDIKKEQNFFEGRVTEYQKASSLEIDSDDDL; encoded by the coding sequence ATGCACAAGACCTACACTGTCGGCTCAAAATCCTTCGTACTCGACCAGGAAAAAGCGGAAAAGGCCTTCAAGGAAAAGCGCATCATCAATGGGCGCGAAACCATGACCTTCAACCTGCTGCCCCTGAAGTACCATTGGGCCTACGATATCTACAAGACGATGAAGGCGAACCACTGGGAGCCGGAAGACATCATCATGAACAAGGATATCGAGCAGTGGAAGGACGACTCCCAGGTCTCCGAAATCGAGCGCTGGATCATCATGATGGGCGTGGGCTACTTCTCCGCCGCCGAAGGCATCGTGGGCGACAACATCATCCACGTCATCCGCGAGCTGGTCACCGCCCCCGAGCTCAAGCTGGTGCTCGGCCGCCATGCCCACGAGGAAAACGTGCACGCCGACTCCCTGCTCTACATGATCTCCTCGCTGGGCATCAACCCCCACGAGTGCGAGGCCATGTTCGAAGACATCGAAACCATCGTTAAGAAAAACGAATTCGTCACCCGCCACAGCCACGAGCTGCGCAACGACATCGACCTGACCATCACCGAAAACAAGCAGAAGTTCGCCAAGAACATCTTCCTCTTCGGCCAGTGCATGGAAGGCACCCAGTTCTACGGCATGTTCGGCATGATCCTCTCCCTCTATCGCCAAAACAAGTTCCGCGGCATCGGAGAGATGTTTCGCTACACCCTGCGCGACGAGTCCAACCACATCGAGCTGCTGCGCAACGTGCTCATGGACCTCATCGACGAGAACCCCGACGTCTGGACGGAGGATTTTCGGGAAAACCTACGCAGCACCATGAGAGAGGCCATAGAGCTGGAGAAGGAGTTCATCAGCGACTGCCTCCCAGTCGACTCCATCGGCCTGCGCAAACAAGACTTTCTTCAGTACATCGACTACATCGCCGACCGTCGCCTCGAAGGCTGCGGCCTCGCCCCGCTCAATCCCGGCGCGTCCAACCCCCTACCGTGGCTCGCCGAGATGATGGACATCAAGAAGGAGCAAAACTTCTTCGAAGGCCGCGTCACCGAGTACCAGAAGGCGTCCTCACTCGAAATCGATTCCGACGACGACCTGTAG
- a CDS encoding serine protease, with protein MAFTLAEKMRTILLLSLVLLSSCKTYDLNDQKMSMLSSNVTLIDRELESVRLGEKTQLSPRAYLRKFNAITIGGHTKPPRPTIAPDGNGGFHVTVETESALEWGSAALVSEDGYFLTANHVVDEKKVWIVFVEEIVDIPNQKTIERFSISSVRTVFSNKKADFAIIKAPFKGPKECLDLREEPINKRETIFSGGRLNETGAGYYDLSFIYGKKIYDGYEFHETPSTIPTLPGDSGSAAIDNKGRIFGIHTGSSARRSIFVMLNPKETIKIIEKDRIDNKSADIKDDTSIWEVSKKL; from the coding sequence ATGGCTTTCACGTTGGCAGAAAAAATGAGAACAATATTGCTTCTATCCCTAGTGCTGCTTTCAAGCTGCAAGACTTACGACCTCAACGATCAGAAAATGTCGATGCTGTCCTCGAATGTTACTCTGATTGACAGAGAACTCGAAAGTGTGCGCCTTGGAGAAAAGACACAACTCTCACCGAGAGCCTATTTGCGAAAATTCAATGCGATCACGATAGGAGGCCATACGAAACCTCCGAGACCAACAATAGCCCCTGATGGTAATGGTGGATTCCATGTAACCGTAGAAACTGAATCAGCCCTCGAATGGGGCTCGGCCGCTTTGGTGTCTGAAGATGGGTATTTTTTGACAGCAAACCATGTGGTAGACGAGAAAAAAGTATGGATAGTTTTCGTGGAAGAAATAGTCGATATACCAAATCAAAAGACTATAGAGAGATTCTCGATTTCGAGCGTTCGTACTGTGTTTTCAAACAAAAAGGCTGATTTTGCCATAATAAAGGCTCCCTTCAAAGGGCCTAAAGAGTGCCTCGATCTAAGAGAAGAACCGATTAATAAAAGAGAAACAATATTCTCTGGCGGTAGACTTAACGAGACAGGGGCAGGCTATTACGATCTTTCTTTCATCTACGGAAAGAAAATCTATGATGGGTACGAATTTCATGAGACTCCTTCTACAATCCCCACTCTACCAGGTGATAGTGGATCTGCAGCTATAGACAACAAAGGAAGAATATTTGGAATCCATACTGGAAGCAGTGCTCGTCGATCGATTTTCGTAATGCTGAACCCAAAGGAGACGATCAAAATAATCGAGAAAGATAGAATCGACAATAAGTCTGCAGACATAAAGGATGACACATCCATTTGGGAGGTATCAAAGAAGCTCTAA
- a CDS encoding GNAT family N-acetyltransferase, whose translation MEIETARLILRPFREEDLDDEFSILGDPETMSFYPRPYTKAEVAGVIAQNIQTYESSGYGLFAAIDKRSGRYVGDCGITIQKIDGEELFEVGYRIHKSFWGMGLAPEAARAMVGYGFGNLGLKELYSYMAKDHHQSRRTAEKAGMTLKKEYRNTRNRGILTTVYSIKNGTNQSVHTTPASAPR comes from the coding sequence ATGGAGATCGAGACAGCAAGACTGATACTTCGCCCCTTTCGCGAGGAGGATCTGGACGATGAGTTCAGCATTCTAGGAGATCCTGAAACGATGTCCTTCTACCCAAGACCATACACCAAAGCTGAAGTCGCCGGAGTCATAGCCCAAAACATCCAAACGTATGAATCTTCTGGTTACGGTCTTTTCGCGGCCATAGACAAGCGCTCCGGTCGCTATGTTGGAGATTGCGGGATAACGATTCAGAAAATAGACGGCGAAGAACTATTCGAGGTAGGATACAGAATCCACAAGAGTTTCTGGGGAATGGGCCTGGCTCCAGAAGCAGCACGAGCTATGGTTGGGTACGGGTTTGGCAATCTTGGGTTGAAGGAGCTCTACAGCTACATGGCTAAAGATCACCACCAATCTAGAAGAACCGCAGAAAAAGCAGGGATGACTCTAAAAAAGGAATACCGAAACACTCGAAATCGCGGCATCTTAACAACGGTCTACTCCATAAAAAACGGGACGAACCAGTCGGTCCATACAACTCCGGCCAGCGCTCCGCGCTGA
- a CDS encoding ribonucleoside-diphosphate reductase subunit alpha, producing the protein MINPNLQEDLALKRLVAASREKRHSFDWRAGLADTETQRSKINVVTHEGEATFDLSEIVDTIGNALANVLLSKNEKDVFTESNRSWVCDVARQVCDKLEERSITTRESRFGLGELYDVIENTLVDNHAYDVAKSMLINRQRKLVADKSVGLKNVRLIRRDRQVVPWKAEKIEIAVRRAFLSLELNSDPAVDVAAAVTERVQTTGQSLVEIEEVQDIVQEELMRQGHFKVAAHYVLYREERRRLREQEALQLIDSPEQNSMVVVKKPDGETYFWDGLDLKKRIEFASIGLELCLTPDEIETELRRAIFDDISEADLEKTITLNARTLIERDADFAKFAGRIKLSYMYQETLGWDIVRDGIGALKTFHQKKFKEYVRHGIMIGRLNPKLKEYDIAKLARALDPMADLDFDYLGIQTLYDRYLIVDKTNPKKQRRIEVPQFFWMRVSMGLFIAEEDRETKAKTLYRLYKSRRFCSSTPTLFNSGTCHSQLSSCYLYYVDDSIEGIMQRGIADNAYLSKWAGGLGGSWTAVRGTGSYISGTNGESQGIIPFLKLHNDQLVAVNQGGKRRGSGCAYIETWHNDLYDFLELRKNTGDDRRRCHDMNTANWIPDLFMKRMEARQSWTFFRSSEVPDLHDSYGSDFEKKYLAYEAKAAKGEIWSKEVPAIEVWKSMLRMIFETGHPWITFKDPCNVRSPQDHVGVVHSSNLCTEITLNTSKEETAVCNLGSIILDNHLDKDGNIDHEKLRESVRIAIRALDNVIDINFYPTEAARLSNSRHRPIGLGIMGLQNCLYERGVAFASQEAVEFNDEIMEAVAYYAIEASSDLAAERGAYSSFKGSKWDRGLLPQDTLDLLAEERGQEVEVPRGGKMDWTPVREKIAKQGMRNSNVMAIAPTATISNITGTSPCIEPGYKNLFVKSNLSGEFIILNQHLVRDLKSRGLWGKEMLENLKYFDGELDEIEEIPEDLKAKYKTAFAIDHSWLVLAAARRQKWIDQSQSVNLFLASPDMKTLSHMYRAAWRHGLKTTYYLRTLGASNIEKATVSKAKELRGIVAGKATAAEPEICESCQ; encoded by the coding sequence ATGATCAATCCAAATCTCCAAGAAGACCTCGCCCTCAAACGCCTCGTCGCCGCCTCCCGCGAAAAACGCCACAGCTTCGACTGGCGCGCCGGCCTCGCCGACACCGAAACCCAGCGTTCCAAAATCAACGTCGTCACCCACGAGGGCGAAGCCACCTTCGACCTCTCCGAAATCGTCGACACCATCGGAAACGCCCTCGCCAACGTCCTGCTCTCCAAAAACGAGAAGGACGTCTTCACCGAGAGCAACCGCAGCTGGGTCTGCGACGTGGCCCGCCAGGTTTGCGACAAGCTTGAAGAACGCTCCATCACCACCCGCGAATCCCGCTTCGGCTTAGGCGAACTCTACGACGTCATCGAAAACACCCTGGTGGACAACCACGCCTACGACGTCGCCAAGTCCATGCTCATCAACCGCCAGCGCAAGCTGGTCGCCGACAAGTCCGTCGGCCTGAAAAACGTGCGCCTCATCCGCCGCGACCGTCAGGTCGTGCCGTGGAAGGCCGAGAAGATCGAGATCGCCGTGCGCCGGGCCTTCCTCTCCCTCGAGCTCAATTCCGATCCCGCCGTCGACGTGGCCGCCGCCGTCACCGAGCGCGTGCAGACCACCGGCCAGTCCCTCGTGGAAATCGAGGAAGTGCAGGACATCGTGCAGGAGGAACTCATGCGCCAGGGACACTTCAAGGTCGCCGCCCACTACGTTCTCTACCGCGAGGAGCGACGCCGCCTGCGCGAACAGGAAGCCCTCCAGCTCATCGACTCCCCCGAGCAGAACTCCATGGTGGTGGTCAAAAAGCCGGACGGCGAAACCTATTTCTGGGACGGCCTCGACCTCAAAAAACGCATCGAATTCGCCTCCATCGGCCTCGAGCTTTGCCTCACCCCCGACGAGATCGAGACCGAGCTTCGCCGCGCCATCTTCGACGACATCTCCGAGGCCGACCTCGAAAAGACCATCACGCTCAACGCCCGCACGCTCATCGAGCGCGACGCCGACTTCGCCAAGTTCGCCGGCCGCATCAAGCTTTCCTACATGTACCAGGAAACGCTCGGCTGGGACATCGTTCGCGACGGCATCGGCGCCCTCAAAACCTTCCACCAAAAGAAGTTCAAGGAATACGTGCGCCACGGCATCATGATCGGCCGCCTCAACCCGAAGCTCAAGGAGTACGACATCGCCAAACTGGCCCGGGCCCTCGACCCGATGGCCGACCTGGACTTCGACTACCTGGGCATTCAGACCCTCTACGATCGCTACCTCATCGTCGACAAGACCAACCCCAAGAAGCAGCGTCGCATCGAAGTGCCGCAGTTCTTCTGGATGCGCGTCTCCATGGGCCTCTTCATCGCCGAGGAAGATCGGGAAACCAAAGCCAAGACCCTCTACCGCCTCTACAAGTCCCGCCGCTTCTGCAGCAGCACGCCGACTCTCTTCAACTCCGGCACCTGCCACAGCCAGCTCTCCAGCTGCTACCTCTACTACGTGGACGACTCCATCGAGGGCATCATGCAGCGCGGCATCGCCGACAACGCCTACCTCTCCAAGTGGGCGGGCGGCCTGGGCGGCTCATGGACCGCCGTGCGCGGCACCGGCTCCTACATCTCCGGCACCAACGGCGAATCCCAGGGCATCATTCCCTTCCTCAAGCTGCACAACGACCAGCTCGTAGCAGTCAACCAGGGCGGCAAGCGCCGCGGCTCCGGCTGCGCCTACATCGAAACCTGGCACAACGACCTCTACGACTTCCTCGAACTGCGCAAGAACACCGGTGACGACCGTCGTCGCTGCCACGACATGAACACCGCCAACTGGATTCCGGACCTGTTCATGAAACGCATGGAAGCCCGCCAGTCCTGGACCTTCTTCCGCTCCTCCGAAGTGCCCGACCTGCACGACTCCTACGGCTCCGATTTCGAAAAGAAATACCTCGCCTACGAGGCCAAGGCCGCCAAGGGCGAGATCTGGTCCAAGGAAGTCCCCGCCATCGAAGTCTGGAAAAGCATGCTGCGCATGATCTTCGAAACCGGCCACCCCTGGATCACCTTCAAGGACCCCTGCAACGTGCGCTCCCCGCAGGACCACGTGGGCGTCGTTCACAGCTCCAACCTCTGCACCGAGATCACCCTCAACACTTCCAAGGAAGAAACCGCCGTCTGCAACCTCGGCTCCATCATCCTGGACAACCACCTCGATAAGGACGGAAACATCGACCACGAGAAGCTGCGCGAATCCGTTCGCATCGCCATCCGGGCTCTCGACAACGTCATCGATATCAACTTCTACCCGACCGAAGCCGCTCGCCTCTCCAACTCCCGCCACCGCCCCATCGGCCTCGGCATCATGGGACTGCAAAACTGCCTCTACGAGCGCGGCGTGGCCTTCGCTTCCCAAGAAGCGGTCGAGTTCAACGACGAAATCATGGAAGCCGTGGCCTACTACGCCATCGAAGCCTCCTCCGACCTCGCCGCGGAACGTGGCGCCTACAGCTCCTTCAAGGGCTCCAAGTGGGATCGCGGCCTGCTCCCGCAAGACACTCTCGACCTGCTGGCCGAAGAGCGCGGTCAGGAAGTGGAAGTTCCCCGCGGTGGCAAAATGGACTGGACCCCCGTTCGCGAGAAGATCGCCAAACAAGGCATGCGTAACTCCAACGTCATGGCCATCGCTCCCACCGCGACCATCTCCAACATCACCGGCACCAGCCCCTGCATCGAGCCCGGCTACAAGAACCTCTTCGTCAAGAGCAACCTCTCCGGCGAATTCATCATCCTCAACCAGCACCTCGTTCGCGACCTCAAGTCCCGCGGCCTCTGGGGCAAGGAAATGCTCGAAAACCTCAAGTACTTCGACGGCGAGCTCGACGAGATCGAAGAGATCCCCGAAGACCTCAAAGCCAAGTACAAGACCGCCTTCGCCATCGACCACTCATGGCTCGTGCTCGCCGCAGCCCGCCGCCAGAAGTGGATCGACCAAAGCCAAAGCGTGAACCTCTTCCTCGCCAGCCCGGACATGAAGACCCTGTCCCACATGTACCGCGCCGCTTGGAGACATGGCCTCAAAACCACCTACTACCTCCGCACCCTTGGCGCCTCCAACATCGAAAAGGCAACCGTCAGCAAAGCCAAAGAACTCCGAGGCATCGTCGCCGGCAAAGCCACGGCGGCTGAACCCGAGATATGTGAAAGTTGCCAATAA
- a CDS encoding redoxin domain-containing protein: protein MNKTLQIPLLLTFLAFATATQAQTTTDATILKFSLESHDSFAPRIGSTFPEIDLIDTNGKRWNSETLTGKVVYLNFWSTGCGPCLKEMPELNTAFTYFSDDPDVVILSINCFDTEVRLNQYLKNNEMRMPVCKMGMEVVDLISANGVSSLPTHFIIDQDWNLAIAAIGGKFDIDKKLIGSIEQIANREYKQIENKEPNQAVDTTAVSAPR, encoded by the coding sequence ATGAATAAAACACTCCAGATCCCTCTGCTTTTGACATTCCTCGCGTTTGCAACGGCGACCCAGGCACAAACAACCACCGATGCCACGATTTTGAAGTTTTCCCTCGAATCGCACGATTCATTCGCTCCAAGAATCGGGTCAACATTCCCGGAAATTGATTTGATAGACACGAACGGAAAACGATGGAACTCGGAAACTCTGACGGGAAAGGTTGTATACCTTAATTTCTGGTCCACCGGCTGCGGACCCTGCCTAAAAGAAATGCCAGAATTAAACACGGCATTCACCTACTTCTCAGACGACCCCGATGTCGTCATACTATCCATCAACTGCTTCGATACGGAGGTCAGGCTAAATCAGTATCTAAAAAACAATGAAATGAGAATGCCTGTGTGCAAGATGGGGATGGAGGTCGTAGATTTGATTTCAGCAAATGGCGTATCGTCATTACCCACGCACTTTATAATCGACCAAGATTGGAACCTCGCTATTGCCGCAATAGGTGGGAAATTTGATATCGATAAGAAATTGATCGGATCGATAGAACAGATAGCGAACCGAGAATATAAACAAATAGAAAACAAAGAGCCCAACCAGGCGGTCGATACAACTGCGGTCAGCGCTCCGCGCTGA